From a region of the Lactuca sativa cultivar Salinas chromosome 4, Lsat_Salinas_v11, whole genome shotgun sequence genome:
- the LOC111894390 gene encoding uncharacterized protein LOC111894390 — MEGLNVGLEEVVRHRIIRGAVIGDGDLNLNLNKSYFYRIRLPFHCVEEMVGITGYDPACIPFSYLGLPFGANMNRGVNWNPVIQSETKREIPWVKRNLVLNFKEKGGLRIGSLKTFNLALRIKWRLCFYKEVDVLWAKVIQNIDGMHDGLGLSSPKLRGGVWSNLVKAFDNWDLL, encoded by the exons ATGGAAGGGTTAAATGTGGGGTTAGAAGAAGTTGTGCGCCATCGTATCATTCGTGGAGCAGTGATTGGTGATGGAG ACCTCAATTTAAATCTTAATAAATCCTACTTTTACAGGATTCGTCTTCCTTTTCATTGTGTGGAGGAGATGGTTGGTATTACTGGGTATGATCCCGCTTGTATCCCTTTCTCATATCTTGGGTTACCATTTGGGGCTAATATGAACCGTGGCGTGAATTGGAATCCAGTGATTCAAAG TGAGACTAAAAGAGAAATCCCTTGGGTGAAACGGAATTTGGTTCTAAACTTTAAGGAAAAAGGTGGTTTAAGAATCGGAAGTTTAAAGACTTTCAACTTAGCTTTGCGTATAAAATGGAGATTGTGTTTTTATAAAGAGGTGGATGTGCTTTGGGCCAAGGTGATTCAAAATATCGATGGTATGCATGATGGTTTAGGGTTGTCTTCCCCAAAACTGAGGGGAGGGGTATGGTCTAATCTTGTGAAAGCCTTTGATAATTGGGATCTGCTCTAA